From Bradysia coprophila strain Holo2 chromosome IV unlocalized genomic scaffold, BU_Bcop_v1 contig_5, whole genome shotgun sequence, one genomic window encodes:
- the LOC119071527 gene encoding orcokinin peptides type B-like isoform X1: MLKIFKLFISFVFFGICIGLPIKDQEIDELIYRLQELKHQSRYNGAHAVGTEINQNSHSKSTTHPTVDLERKPLLYDYYPNAFNNADKRFDEIDRLGMVGLQGKRNFDEIDRSAFSGFHGKRNFDEIDRSGLSGFHGKRNFDEIDRSGLNGFHKKRSVDNMDDSTVGDLLSRYYSDDNEMVKRNFDEIDRFGPGGFLKRNFQRELDEISRLGRGSQFTKKNFDEIDRFGFTGLKRSAKLPVPKSNN, from the exons CATTAAG GACCAAGAAATTGACGAACTTATTTACAGACTTCAGGAATTAAAACATCAAAGCCGATATAATGGAG CGCATGCAGTTGGAAcggaaataaatcaaaattcacacaG CAAATCAACAACTCATCCGACGGTGGACTTAGAACGCAAACCCTTGCTATACGATTACTATCCAAACGCTTTCAATAATGCCGACAAAAGATTTGACGAGATCGACAGACTTGGTATGGTTGGTCTGCAAGGAAAACGGAATTTCGACGAAATAGATCGGTCGGCGTTTAGTGGCTTCCATGGCAAACGAAACTTTGATGAAATCGATCGCTCGGGTCTGAGTGGTTTCCATGGCAAGCGCAATTTCGACGAAATCGATCGGTCGGGTCTCAACGGATTTCATAAAAAGCGAAGTGTTGACAATATGGACGATTCAACTGTTGGGGATTTGTTGAGTCGATATTATAGCGATGATAATGAGATGGTCAAACGGAATTTCGACGAGATTGATCGATTTGGTCCTGGCGGTTTTTTGAAGCGAAACTTTCAGCGTGAATTGGACGAAATTAGTCGATTAGGTCGTGGCAGTCAATTTACGAAGAAGAATTTCGATGAAATCGATCGATTCGGATTTACTGGACTGAAACGAAGTGCGAAATTACCCGTGCCAAAAAGTAACAATTAA
- the LOC119071527 gene encoding uncharacterized protein LOC119071527 isoform X2 encodes MLKIFKLFISFVFFGICIGLPIKDQEIDELIYRLQELKHQSRYNGGNEELITNQIHDDYGPRNWDALFGYQNRIDDIGQRNVQPYFGNVARRSMKQVDRLGGGMLLSGGRPNNNVEVNGTPEEAVEPIRRVNVGQNAIGRGMDRVQLRSLDHIGGGNLLKRSLDHIGGGNLLKRSLDSLETGDDAGRILKRAVDAIGGGYLLK; translated from the exons CATTAAG GACCAAGAAATTGACGAACTTATTTACAGACTTCAGGAATTAAAACATCAAAGCCGATATAATGGAG GAAACGAAGAACTTATCACCAATCAAATTCATGACGATTACGGGCCAAGAAATTGGGATGCACTATTCGGCTATCAGAATCGAATCGATGACATTGGCCAGCGAAATGTGCAACCATATTTCGGAAATGTTGCCCGTCGTTCGATGAAACAAGTCGATCGTCTTGGCGGCGGAATGTTGCTCAGTGGTGGAAGACCTAATAATAATGTTGAAGTGAATGGAACGCCGGAAGAGGCTGTGGAGCCAATTAGAAGAGTAAATGTGGGACAGAATGCCATTGGTCGGGGTATGGATCGTGTTCAGTTGAGAAGTTTGGATCATATTGGTGGCGGTAATTTGTTGAAGCGCAGCCTGGACCATATTGGTGGCGGTAATTTGTTGAAAAGAAGTTTAGATTCGTTAGAAACTGGAGATGATGCTGGTCGTATATTGAAACGGGCCGTGGATGCGATAGGTGGTGGGTATCTTTTGAAATGA